The window GAAATCGATGTATGGCCGCATATCAAGACATTATCGGCAGAAGTGATTTCTCGAACAGCGTTTGGAAGCAGTTATAAGGAAGGGCGAAAGATATTCCAGCTACAGAAAGAGCAAATTGAACTTTTCATTCAAGCTTTGGCTTTCAGTCATATTCCTGGATATAGGTTTCTGCCAACGAAGTTGAACAGGAGGATGAAGCAAATAGCAAAAGAAGTGGATTGTTTACTCATGGGTATGATAGAAAAGAGATTGGAAGCTATCAAGGATGGTGAAGACAACCATAATGATCTATTGGCCATATTGTTGGAGTCCAACTTTAAAGAAATtgaacaagaaaaagaaaacggTGAAAAGAGTGTAAAGGGAATGAGCATTCAAGATGTGATTGAGGAAAGTAAACTATTTTACTTGGCAGGGCAGGAAACCACTGCCATTTTACTTGTATGGACAATGGTTCTATTGAGCAAGCATCAAGATTGGCAAATAAGAGCCAGAAATGAGATTCTAGAAGCTTTCGGCAAGAATGGCACTCCTGATTTTAATGGACTAAACCACCTTAAAATTGTAAGTCATTTTCTTAACGTAACAACACTTTCAATCACTGAAAACACCTTTACTGAAGTGAGGGTATTTCAGTGGGATGTTGTCATAACCTACTTCAGATAAAAACCCTATtgtcaaaaacaaaaaagagagaaaaaaaagagttaTTTTAACAACACTCGTGTTCTAATTTGTCATCAGGTAACTGCTATACTATATGAGGTTCTACGACTCTACCCTCCTCTAGTTTCAGTAACACGGATCATCCACAACGACACAGAATTAGGATCATCAACTGTCTTACCAAAAGGAGTGAAGATATGTATACCAACCTACCTCCTCCACTATGACAAAGAGATTTGGGGGGATGATGCCAAAGAATTTAATCCAGAAAGGTTCTCAGAAGGGGTATCAAAGGCAACAAAGAGCCAAGTCTCCTTTTTTCCATTTGGTTGGGGGCCTAGGTTATGCATCGGGCAAAACTTCGCACTGCTAGAGGCAAAGATGGCGTTGGTTTTGATTTTGCAACGCTTCTGTTTTGAACTTTCACCATCTTATGCACATGCACCCTCTCCTGCTGTGCTCGTTCAACCGCAGTTTGGCGCTCACTTGATTCTCCGTAAACTCTAGAGGAGCATGATCTTGCTTCCGACCTACTCACCTCAGATAGATGTAATAATAGCTCTATATATCATGTTAGACTGTCACTACATTTTCAGACAGCTTTTACTATATAAATGTCTTGAGATAATAAACTGATTAATGAACGCTGGGCTTGTTAACACCTTTGGGGggaatttggaaacacttttgttTCTGGATCTAGATAAGAAACACGGTCAGGATAAGATTCGATACAAAGAAAGGTGTTTCTATATAAAGTCATGTTATGAAATCATGAACAAAGAATGGAGATAGTTCCCACATGATAATTATTAGTgtttttgtatataaaattataacagaAAACAATCATTTGTAAATGACATGTTAGTGTTCAAGCCAATCTCTTACTCTTTTAACAAATGACACCTAATAATTCCATGAATTTGTAAATAGACATTTCCCACCTTAAAGCAATGACAAGCATTTGACTTCATAGGTAATTGATTGGTCCATCCAAGCTGCCCGATGCAAACTAAAAAGTTGAGAAATGATGAGAATTAGCAGAGATTAATTAAACGAACCAACGTGCATCATCATCAAATAATCGAACTTTGGTAGAGAAAGAAATCAGATGTTCTTGAGAATTTTCATAATGGCTCCAGTTAGTTATACAAAGATGGATTACCTGTTGGACAATTGGATTTGTCGATGACATGAATTCGTTAGTCATTCCTTGCCACACTACCTTTCCCTCGTGAAGGAACAGTAACCTAGAAGTATCccataaaaaatgatataagttTGAAACCAATTCTCAAATTGTTGATACACCATGAACAACAATTTACCTATCAACAGCTCTTTTTATGGTGCTATGTTGGTGAGTGACAACAATGTAAGATGCAATCTTCCCGGGGTTCTTTGGCATGCTATCACCTTTAAAATGAACAGACCGGATGAGATCTTCAACCACAGTTGATGCGATTGGATCTAGCCCAGCTGTTGGCTCATCATACAAGAGAACCTGCCCACATAACATGTGGAATTCAAATAAATGGAATAATTTGGAACACTCATTCAGACTAATTGAGATCAAGTTTGGAAACATGGTGTATCTGAACTTAGTCCTGCCCAGATTCAAATCCAGATACATTAATAGGTGATTTCTCATCTAGATCCAGATTTCTAATTAATCTCAATGTCAACAAAGCAGATGCTGCCTCAAGATTGCACAATAAAACCAGAAACTcaaatttgagatatttttcaGCAAATGAAGTGTTTAGCATCAAGTAAAGTTTTGGTAAAATTTGGCACTCAAATTCAGGATTTacctaaaaaataattgataaacgCAAATTTACCAAACCAactcacaaaaaaaaacatttaccCATCCTATTCAGACAAACAATGAATGCCTTGAAATACctattaaatacatatatatagagagaaaaatcaataaatattttaactaaaccACATACCTCAGGCTCGAGTACGTCTTTTGATGTATCAAAAATGATGGATCGAGCTAAAGCAACTCTTTTCTTCATTCCACCCGACAACTCAGAAGGTAATCTAT is drawn from Impatiens glandulifera chromosome 3, dImpGla2.1, whole genome shotgun sequence and contains these coding sequences:
- the LOC124931254 gene encoding cytochrome P450 CYP72A219-like, whose product is MIMLAWRVLEWVWFGPKRLERLLRNQGFHGNPYKPINGDLNQILAMKTQAHSAPISLSDQDAVISRVDPFVHHTVNRHGKKSFMWFGPVPHVIIMEPELIKEIMSKNFIFQKANQEPIVKLVATGIASYNLDKWTKHRKIINPAFHLDKLKNMLSAFYESCIEMTSAWEEIVEESEEEIDVWPHIKTLSAEVISRTAFGSSYKEGRKIFQLQKEQIELFIQALAFSHIPGYRFLPTKLNRRMKQIAKEVDCLLMGMIEKRLEAIKDGEDNHNDLLAILLESNFKEIEQEKENGEKSVKGMSIQDVIEESKLFYLAGQETTAILLVWTMVLLSKHQDWQIRARNEILEAFGKNGTPDFNGLNHLKIVTAILYEVLRLYPPLVSVTRIIHNDTELGSSTVLPKGVKICIPTYLLHYDKEIWGDDAKEFNPERFSEGVSKATKSQVSFFPFGWGPRLCIGQNFALLEAKMALVLILQRFCFELSPSYAHAPSPAVLVQPQFGAHLILRKL